From Lytechinus pictus isolate F3 Inbred chromosome 6, Lp3.0, whole genome shotgun sequence, the proteins below share one genomic window:
- the LOC135154569 gene encoding uncharacterized protein LOC135154569 has translation MTEFDNLLIKVAKQVFLNSEIDTLGRELGFTPTDVQRHIATNHKTQNVTWDGTLNMLRDWRKSQEIATEREGLKTALKKAGQIHLADELFPLSYSVSQTKIHDRDVKAKRRKVEIPSPSVKEDDQKQRDRDDTGDDMRKQVDENMDHDEKRAMLEKIKQPRKIVESKLTDLSNSSSKHLDTIKGDIQETLEDIKGNFNDIKREKNKLIRDIDKEADKEIRAIKERRQKQIEAYKGEIAREQKISEDKQAKLLPCLSDTDKISEIVSDKIMDLTGKIPDAIKDNQHDETLVNEAPQVLASIDENLSLNVHQDVSDCLDQIQNEVERVKFVEGEVDGKYYGRIDGYIGKWELVKSINISSVVKEPHVGGLVSDDEICVQDRNNFAVYVTNFKTQHTEKVIDGTGLITSCVPIGSTVIVSGIRGIDYSDDFVGRCITLFDRQWKVIRDISIPRIGEHDEVYFDVDKDGMIIAAQYCQYNIYVINPADGEIVNTINGDQAVWGAIQTLSSGDIVIAGYGASSVHHVISRSGEEKALIYRKGWWALSECRVDKLTDTLYVKYWDRAHKIITADQVSPDGIVQARRIVEYVRSNYSPKDVNPFLVTSSGNLVGCDGHKLHIYKKTFIL, from the exons ATGACGGAATTTGATAATCTCCTGATTAAAGTGGCTAAACAAGTCTTCCTAAACTCGGAAATCGACACATTGGGAAGAGAGCTTGGATTTACTCCTACCGATGTTCAACGTCATATAGCAACTAATCACAAAACACAGAACGTTACTTGGGATGGAACTCTTAACATGCTCCGGGATTGGCGTAAAAGTCAAGAAATTGCAACAGAGAGAGAAGGTCTGAAGACTGCTCTGAAGAAAGCAGGTCAAATTCATCTGGCTGATGAACTCTTTCCtctaa GTTACTCTGTATCTCAGACTAAAATACATGACAGAGATGTCAAAGCAAAGCGACGCAAAGTCGAAATTCCTTCTCCGAGTGTCAAAGAAGACGACCAAAAACAACGTGACCGAGACGACACTGGAGACGACATGAGGAAGCAAGTCGATGAGAACATGGACCATGATGAGAAACGGGCCATGTTAGAGAAAATTAAACAACCGCGCAAGATAGTTGAATCGAAACTTACGGACCTTTCGAATTCATCAAGTAAGCATCTCGATACAATTAAGGGTGATATACAAGAGACATTGGAAGATATTAAAGGTAATTTTAATGATATAAaacgggaaaaaaataaattgattaggGATATTGACAAGGAGGCAGATAAGGAAATACGAGCAATAAAAGAAAGGCGACAAAAACAGATCGAAGCCTATAAAGGTGAGATAGCACGGGAACAAAAAATAAGCGAAGACAAACAAGCTAAATTGTTACCATGCTTGTCAGACACAGATAAAATCAGCGAAATAGTTTCCGACAAGATAATGGATCTTACTGGTAAGATTCCGGATGCTATAAAGGATAACCAACATGATGAAACATTGGTGAATGAAGCTCCTCAAGTACTTGCATCCattgatgaaaatttaagtTTGAATGTTCATCAAGATGTTAGCGACTGCCTTGACCAAATACAGAATGAAGTTGAGAGAGTGAAGTTTGTAGAGGGGGAAGTAGATGGAAAATACTATGGTAGAATTGATGGGTATATCGGTAAATGGGAACTTGTCAAGTCAATCAACATTTCATCGGTTGTTAAAGAACCGCATGTGGGAGGTTTGGTCAGTGATGATGAAATATGTGTTCAGGATCGAAATAACTTTGCCGTGTATGTTACAAACTTCAAAACGCAACACACAGAGAAAGTCATTGATGGTACTGGGTTGATTACATCATGTGTGCCCATAGGCAGTACCGTAATAGTAAGTGGTATTAGGGGAATTGACTACTCGGACGACTTTGTAGGTAGATGCATCACTCTCTTTGACAGACAATGGAAGGTGATTAGAGACATCAGCATACCAAGGATTGGAGAGCATGATGAGGTGTACTTTGATGTTGACAAGGATGGGATGATCATCGCTGCTCAGTACTGTCAGTATAATATCTACGTCATCAATCCTGCTGATGGTGAGATAGTAAACACTATTAATGGGGATCAGGCGGTGTGGGGTGCGATACAAACCTTGTCATCAGGTGATATCGTGATTGCAGGTTATGGAGCTTCTAGCGTACACCATGTCATCTCACGATCAGGTGAAGAGAAGGCTCTCATATACCGTAAGGGGTGGTGGGCATTGTCAGAGTGTCGCGTTGACAAACTGACAGACACACTCTACGTCAAATACTGGGATAGAGCGCATAAGATCATCACAGCTGATCAGGTGTCACCTGATGGTATCGTCCAAGCAAGGAGGATCGTGGAATACGTGCGATCAAATTACTCTCCCAAAGACGTCAACCCTTTTCTTGTTACTTCTTCTGGTAACCTCGTAGGATGTGATGGACACAAACTTCATATCTACAAGAAGACATTCATCTTGTAA